Proteins encoded together in one Thermococcus gammatolerans EJ3 window:
- a CDS encoding RAD55 family ATPase, translating into MYVGEILKSLDRVPSGVPGLDDIIGGGFLPGRVYLITGPPGSGKTTMGVQFLVEGARNGEKGVFVSLVEDPRIILQDMLRYNFGLLGYTKSKMITFHDLGRILLRAEYRLTWNELFNSILQIISEEGIKRAVIDSFTSMEHLVKDPENKRWALGRFIRALQELETTTLITSEMLQGERYTDEHYLVDGVLVIHHFMRNYQMIRAMQVLKMRGVPHDSNLKRIRFTDEGIKVYNEAPF; encoded by the coding sequence TTGTACGTGGGTGAGATCCTTAAGAGCCTTGACCGCGTTCCCTCGGGAGTTCCGGGCCTTGACGACATAATAGGAGGGGGCTTTCTGCCCGGCAGGGTTTACCTGATAACAGGCCCCCCCGGAAGCGGAAAGACCACGATGGGGGTTCAGTTTCTGGTCGAGGGCGCAAGAAACGGGGAGAAGGGTGTTTTCGTGTCCCTCGTCGAGGATCCGAGGATAATCCTTCAGGACATGCTGAGGTACAACTTCGGCCTGCTCGGCTATACCAAGTCGAAGATGATAACCTTCCACGACCTCGGCAGGATCCTCCTCAGGGCCGAGTACCGCCTAACCTGGAACGAGCTCTTCAACAGCATCCTCCAGATCATAAGCGAGGAGGGAATAAAGAGGGCCGTAATCGACTCATTTACCTCAATGGAACACCTTGTCAAGGATCCCGAGAACAAGCGCTGGGCCCTGGGAAGATTCATAAGGGCCCTCCAGGAGCTCGAAACAACAACACTGATAACCTCAGAGATGCTCCAGGGCGAGAGGTACACCGACGAGCACTACCTCGTGGACGGCGTTCTTGTGATCCACCACTTCATGCGCAACTATCAGATGATCCGAGCGATGCAGGTGCTGAAGATGAGGGGCGTTCCCCACGACAGCAACCTCAAGCGGATACGCTTTACGGACGAGGGAATAAAGGTGTACAACGAGGCGCCTTTCTGA